From Palaemon carinicauda isolate YSFRI2023 chromosome 29, ASM3689809v2, whole genome shotgun sequence, one genomic window encodes:
- the LOC137622300 gene encoding uncharacterized protein — protein MTKKESMKRPRIPSPAPSPPVISPPATSLPPTSIPCASLPTTVSSSTGVDATPTSMAHEDYMLLNLDEGFEVMEDGDFEEDDDIEAENTFPLPPDGEQQPRMRRRKTTNIILPEKTERLLGEWLEFDVPFIYDKGDLRHKQKEHVERVWEEKAASLNPPLASQDLKTWFSSLRSRFGRLSKEESGKGSRKMTGREKWILSVFKFLKPHIVRHRKGRTLGIPMSAANLEHATTPMPATAAGPGPSPAPDTDDVYDLSASSQEDTSPAISKLVCRMKKRKSAGSLPVVMTQGTLEQVLESVQKVHHNPGGVMDVVEEPELKYWRTSLESMAKDCVGLPSSYNTALKMELLAVIHRFRNAQEEGVAKPGPDLMLHAHRNFGFPAPQPQPQAQQQHPPMATTVPGVQSQPVLYHGTPASTLPNPLVTQPKPALVTLPAHQASALQALLNMLSAATHPPTHLPHGASTTQ, from the exons ATGACAAAAAAGGAATCTATGAAGAGGCCCAGGATACCCTCCCCTGCACCCTCTCCGCCTGTCATCTCTCCTCCTGCCACCTCTCTGCCTCCCACTTCGATACCTTGTGCTTCTCTGCCTACCACTGTGTCATCCTCGACTGGGGTTGATGCTACACCCACGTCTATGGCCCACGAGGACTATATGTTGTTAAACCTCGATGAGGGTTTCGAGGTCATGGAGGATGGGGACTTTGAAGAAGATGACGACATAGAGGCGGAAAACACTTTCCCTTTACCCCCCGATGGCGAGCAGCAACCGCGAATGAGGCGTCGCAAGACCACAAACATCATCCTGCCAGAGAAGACGGAACGGTTGCTAGGAGAGTGGCTGGAGTTCGATGTTCCTTTTATTTACGATAAGGGCGATCTCAGGCACAAGCAGAAGGAACATGTCGAAAGAGTTTGGGAAGAGAAGGCGGCTAGTCTGAACCCACCCCTTGCCTCCCAGGACTTGAAGACGTGGTTCTCCTCTCTCCGCTCCCGGTTTGGCAGGCTCTCCAAGGAGGAAAGTGGTAAGGGGTCCCGCAAGATGACAGGGAGAGAGAAGTGGATTCTTAGTGTGTTTAAGTTCCTGAAGCCACACATCGTGCGCCATAGGAAGGGCCGGACACTTGGTATTCCTATG TCTGCTGCAAACCTTGAGCATGCCACCACCCCTATGCCTGCTACAGCTGCTGGCCCAGGCCCTTCACCAGCCCCTGACACAGATGATGTCTATGACCTATCTGCCAGCAGTCAGGAAGACACCTCTCCAGCCATATCCAAACTTGTTTgcaggatgaagaaaaggaagtcTGCAGGTTCTCTTCCTGTAGTCATGACACAGGGAACACTGGAACAA GTTCTGGAAAGTGTGCAAAAAGTACACCACAACCCAGGTGGGGTCATGGATGTGGTTGAGGAGCCGGAGTTGAAATATTGGCGCACTTCCCTGGAGAGCATGGCCAAGGACTGTGTGGGGCTGCCATCATCATATAACACTGCATTGAAGATGGAGCTCCTAGCAGTCATCCATCGGTTCCGCAATGCTCAAGAGGAGGGAGTCGCCAAGCCTGGTCCAGACCTAATGCTACATGCACACCGGAACTTTGGTTTTCCAGCCCCTCAACCTCAACCTCAGGCTCAGCAGCAGCATCCTCCCATGGCAACCACAGTACCAGGTGTCCAGAGTCAGCCGGTTTTGTACCATGGCACTCCGGCAAGTACCCTGCCAAACCCGCTAGTGACTCAGCCCAAACCTGCTCTCGTCACCCTTCCTGCACACCAAGCATCAGCATTGCAGGCATTGCTGAATATGTTGTCTGCGGCGACACACCCTCCAACCCACTTGCCACACGGTGCCTCGACAACACAATAA